From Salinirubellus salinus, the proteins below share one genomic window:
- a CDS encoding E3 ubiquitin ligase family protein translates to MVLAVVAYLALLGGSVYGVFWGLLRVRDGFDRYAEYNALTDVPVPKLDSLAYGRVTVEGRVEPLAGTLRTPIGADECVLYDLTVEDWSESSSTTLFDEREAEPFAVATDAGRVRVDPTVDLDLTDDRSVTHEIESHEGRPPEVLAFDRANATAERSPGHERRYRQDHLRPGDEVVAYGRAVRDEVYDDGPKPILLTTGAGPFFCSDRSRDDLLSARRWALLTSAIVGSVAATVSLAAFLWFSGIAQLFLGASAL, encoded by the coding sequence ATGGTGCTGGCCGTCGTCGCCTATCTCGCGCTGCTCGGCGGGTCCGTCTACGGCGTGTTCTGGGGACTGCTCCGGGTCCGGGACGGCTTCGACCGCTACGCCGAGTACAACGCCCTGACGGACGTGCCCGTGCCGAAACTGGACTCGCTGGCCTACGGCCGGGTCACCGTCGAGGGACGCGTCGAACCGCTGGCCGGCACACTCCGGACCCCCATCGGTGCCGACGAGTGCGTGCTCTACGACCTCACGGTCGAGGACTGGAGCGAGTCGAGTTCGACCACGCTGTTCGACGAGCGCGAGGCCGAACCGTTCGCCGTGGCCACCGACGCCGGGCGAGTCCGGGTCGACCCGACCGTCGACCTCGACCTGACCGACGACCGCTCGGTCACCCACGAGATAGAGAGCCACGAGGGACGCCCACCCGAGGTGCTCGCCTTCGACCGTGCCAACGCCACGGCCGAGCGCTCGCCGGGCCACGAACGGCGCTACCGGCAGGACCACCTCCGCCCCGGGGACGAGGTGGTCGCGTACGGCCGCGCCGTGCGGGACGAGGTGTACGACGACGGGCCGAAACCGATACTCCTCACGACGGGTGCGGGGCCGTTCTTCTGCTCGGACCGCTCGCGTGACGACCTCCTGTCCGCGCGCCGGTGGGCGCTCCTGACGTCGGCCATCGTGGGGAGCGTCGCCGCCACCGTGTCGCTCGCCGCCTTCCTCTGGTTCTCCGGCATCGCACAGCTGTTCCTCGGGGCCAGCGCGCTCTAG
- a CDS encoding LemA family protein, with the protein MVSFPSVVAGFAGLLVVYSLVRYLGSAHNNLVEARQNVDRTWGNVETLLQRRHDEVASLVAVAREHVDVEQEVLAEVLVARERLVEADTPSQRALAEVEVKRAVDEIYNLADDYPELRADEHFAELGETITELERRLEDRREYYNEAVARYNARLDRFPESLFASRRDYEPREPFSADEEARERVDIREQFAR; encoded by the coding sequence ATGGTCTCGTTCCCCAGCGTCGTCGCCGGGTTCGCCGGCTTGCTGGTCGTCTACAGTCTCGTCCGCTACCTCGGGTCCGCGCACAACAACCTCGTCGAGGCCCGGCAGAACGTCGACCGGACCTGGGGCAACGTCGAGACCCTGCTCCAGCGGCGCCACGACGAGGTGGCCTCGCTCGTGGCGGTAGCCCGCGAACACGTCGACGTCGAACAGGAGGTGCTCGCGGAGGTGCTGGTCGCCCGCGAGCGACTCGTCGAGGCCGACACGCCGAGCCAGCGAGCGCTGGCCGAGGTGGAGGTAAAACGGGCGGTCGACGAGATCTACAACCTCGCGGACGACTACCCCGAACTCCGCGCGGACGAGCACTTCGCGGAACTCGGGGAGACCATCACCGAACTCGAACGGCGACTGGAGGACCGCCGGGAGTACTACAACGAGGCCGTCGCCCGCTACAACGCCCGCCTCGACCGCTTCCCCGAGTCGCTGTTCGCCTCGCGCCGTGACTACGAGCCACGCGAACCGTTCAGCGCCGACGAGGAGGCCCGCGAGCGCGTCGATATCCGCGAGCAGTTCGCCCGCTGA
- a CDS encoding polyprenyl synthetase family protein, producing MEYLERRRTAIEERLEAVLDGVEPEALTEQVRHVSLSGGKRVRPMVTVLSCESLGGDPGLDGGRGTAVDYAVGIELVHNASLVVDDIIDAADLRRGVTAAHVEYGHSAAILASDGLLGEAFALFSADEAAMQAVSDAMVELGMGEATELVAQPSNEAEYMQLARRKTGALFRAAAELGAVAAGADPYTQEAFGEYAERVGVAFQIRDDVLDEIADPEELGKPTGHDEEMERPSIVQVTDLSPEEANQRARDESDRALRALESADLQESRGADYLRDLAEFVVVREK from the coding sequence ATGGAGTACCTCGAGCGCCGGCGGACCGCCATCGAGGAGCGACTGGAGGCCGTCCTCGACGGCGTCGAACCCGAGGCGCTCACCGAGCAGGTCCGACACGTCTCGCTGTCGGGGGGCAAGCGCGTCCGCCCGATGGTGACGGTGCTCTCCTGCGAGTCGCTGGGTGGGGACCCCGGCCTCGACGGCGGGCGCGGGACCGCCGTCGACTACGCCGTCGGCATCGAACTCGTCCACAACGCCTCGCTCGTGGTGGACGACATCATCGACGCCGCGGACCTCCGGCGCGGGGTCACGGCGGCCCACGTCGAGTACGGTCACAGCGCCGCAATCCTCGCCTCGGACGGCCTGCTCGGCGAGGCGTTCGCCCTGTTCTCGGCCGACGAGGCGGCGATGCAGGCGGTCAGCGACGCGATGGTCGAACTCGGGATGGGCGAGGCCACCGAACTGGTCGCCCAGCCGTCGAACGAGGCGGAGTACATGCAACTCGCCCGGCGGAAGACGGGGGCGCTGTTCCGGGCGGCCGCGGAGCTGGGCGCGGTGGCCGCGGGCGCCGACCCCTACACGCAGGAGGCGTTCGGCGAGTACGCCGAGCGCGTGGGCGTGGCGTTCCAGATCCGCGACGACGTGCTGGACGAGATCGCCGACCCCGAGGAACTCGGGAAACCGACGGGCCACGACGAGGAGATGGAGCGACCCTCCATCGTGCAGGTGACCGACCTGAGCCCGGAGGAGGCGAACCAGCGGGCGCGCGACGAGTCCGACCGGGCGTTGCGGGCGCTGGAGTCCGCGGACCTGCAGGAGTCGCGAGGAGCCGACTACCTGCGCGACCTCGCGGAGTTCGTCGTGGTCAGGGAGAAGTAG
- a CDS encoding sodium:solute symporter family protein, whose product MNELYVQVGVIGAYLLVAVAVGLVAYRRTDRSAEDFYLAGRTLGTVVLLFTTFATLLSAFTFFGGPNLAYGAGPEWILVMGLMDGVLFAVLWYVVGYRQWLVGKEHGYVTLGEMLGDRFDSTGLRVLVAGFSLFWLFPYVMLQQKGAGQAIVGLTDGAIPFWVGAGGITLFMVLYVVVSGMRGVAWTDTIQGAFMLVLVWGAVAWVLAAVGGLGEATAAMATNQPEFAALGGGLYTPEWMLSTAISIAFGVTMFPQINQRFFAARSKQVLQRTFALWPVLVLLLFVPAFMLGAWAAGLGVTVPEGGNVVPALLNEYTPAWFAALVIAGALAAMMSSSDSMLLSGASYLTRDVYRPVQRLRGALGSGDREALVGRIGVAVFALGSFVASLFAEGTIVQIGDTAFGGFAQLALPVIVALYWTRTTRAGMLAGIVGTQAFYLASVFLVQIPSTYLGGWSASVVGMLLGLVLTVGVSLVTTPVPAERATSFDGLRAD is encoded by the coding sequence GTGAACGAACTGTACGTCCAGGTGGGCGTCATCGGTGCCTACCTGCTGGTCGCCGTCGCGGTGGGCCTCGTCGCCTACCGCCGCACCGACCGCTCGGCCGAGGACTTCTACCTCGCCGGCCGTACGCTGGGGACTGTCGTCCTCCTGTTCACGACGTTCGCGACGCTGCTCTCGGCGTTCACCTTCTTCGGCGGGCCCAACCTCGCCTACGGCGCGGGTCCCGAGTGGATCCTCGTGATGGGGCTGATGGACGGCGTGCTGTTCGCCGTCCTCTGGTACGTCGTCGGCTACCGACAGTGGCTCGTCGGGAAGGAACACGGCTACGTCACCCTCGGCGAGATGCTCGGGGACCGCTTCGACTCGACGGGGCTCCGCGTCCTCGTCGCCGGGTTCTCGCTGTTCTGGCTGTTCCCGTACGTGATGCTCCAGCAGAAGGGGGCCGGGCAGGCCATCGTGGGTCTCACGGACGGGGCCATCCCGTTCTGGGTCGGCGCCGGCGGCATCACCCTGTTCATGGTGCTCTACGTCGTCGTCAGCGGGATGCGCGGCGTCGCGTGGACCGACACCATCCAGGGGGCGTTCATGCTGGTGCTCGTCTGGGGCGCCGTCGCGTGGGTGCTCGCCGCGGTCGGTGGCCTCGGTGAGGCCACGGCCGCGATGGCCACGAACCAGCCCGAGTTCGCCGCGCTCGGCGGTGGCCTCTACACCCCCGAGTGGATGCTCTCGACGGCCATCTCCATCGCCTTCGGCGTGACGATGTTCCCGCAGATCAACCAGCGGTTCTTCGCCGCGCGCTCGAAGCAGGTGCTCCAGCGCACGTTCGCGCTCTGGCCGGTGCTGGTCCTCCTGCTGTTCGTCCCGGCGTTCATGCTGGGCGCGTGGGCGGCCGGCCTCGGGGTGACGGTCCCCGAGGGTGGCAACGTCGTCCCCGCGCTGCTCAACGAGTACACGCCCGCGTGGTTCGCCGCGCTCGTCATCGCCGGCGCGCTCGCCGCGATGATGTCCTCGTCGGACTCGATGCTCCTGTCGGGGGCCTCGTACCTCACCCGTGACGTCTACCGGCCGGTCCAGCGGCTCCGCGGGGCACTCGGGAGCGGTGACCGCGAGGCGCTCGTGGGCCGCATCGGCGTCGCCGTCTTCGCGCTCGGGTCGTTCGTCGCCTCGCTGTTCGCGGAGGGGACCATCGTCCAGATCGGCGACACGGCGTTCGGCGGCTTCGCCCAGCTCGCGCTCCCGGTCATCGTCGCGCTCTACTGGACCCGGACCACCCGCGCCGGGATGCTCGCCGGCATCGTCGGCACGCAGGCGTTCTACCTCGCGAGCGTCTTTCTCGTACAGATCCCCTCGACGTACCTCGGCGGCTGGTCGGCGAGCGTCGTCGGGATGCTGCTGGGTCTCGTGCTGACCGTCGGCGTCTCGCTGGTGACGACGCCCGTGCCGGCCGAGCGCGCGACGTCGTTCGACGGCCTCCGGGCGGACTGA
- a CDS encoding DUF3311 domain-containing protein has translation MRGTKTVLWGIVALVLVALAVPWFLWGDARVVAGLPLWLWWHVGWMVLTAGVFAVFARTAWGVGVETDPVEVAP, from the coding sequence ATGCGTGGTACGAAGACCGTACTTTGGGGTATCGTGGCGCTCGTGCTGGTGGCGCTCGCCGTCCCGTGGTTCCTGTGGGGCGACGCGCGCGTCGTCGCCGGGCTGCCGCTGTGGCTCTGGTGGCACGTCGGGTGGATGGTGCTGACCGCCGGCGTGTTCGCCGTGTTCGCCCGCACCGCGTGGGGCGTGGGCGTCGAGACGGACCCCGTGGAGGTGGCGCCGTGA
- the dnaG gene encoding DNA primase DnaG, which translates to MQDTAKYLIHADIETSGVVERNDVVGAIFGQTEGLLGEELEIRDLQDSSKVGRIDVEVTSENGRSTGELTIATSLDKVETAILAAALETIDRVGPCRSTISVRSIEDVRAAKRREVVERAKRLLAESFDGAVMSSDELVEEVRNAVRVADITEYEGYPAGPRVADSDAIIVVEGRADVLQLLKYGVKNAVAVEGTDVPEAVAGLTKERTVTAFLDGDRGGDLILKELAQVGDVDFVALAPPARSVEDLERHEVMAALREKVPYEVAVEAGEEAVTATDGSVRPAPEADAEEPTVTPETPAAPDEPVADESAEAADDEEAQAEAADEGEDAGESERADPDPETLGGHVRAVRESGTVRLLDGEFEELGSGNAESAFDLLREADPVPEVVVLDGTLEQRLLDVCAQRGVEQVVARATGEFVKQPASVRIRTFEGLLHPPEPDGAQA; encoded by the coding sequence ATGCAGGACACGGCAAAATACCTCATCCACGCGGACATCGAGACCAGCGGCGTCGTCGAGCGCAACGACGTGGTCGGCGCGATATTCGGCCAGACGGAGGGCCTCCTCGGGGAGGAACTGGAGATACGGGACCTCCAGGACTCCTCGAAGGTGGGCCGCATCGACGTCGAAGTGACGAGCGAGAACGGTCGCTCGACCGGCGAACTCACCATCGCCACCTCGCTAGACAAGGTGGAGACGGCCATCCTCGCCGCAGCGCTGGAGACCATCGACCGGGTCGGCCCCTGTCGGTCCACCATCAGCGTCCGCTCCATCGAGGACGTCCGGGCCGCCAAGCGACGTGAGGTCGTCGAGCGGGCGAAACGCCTGCTCGCCGAGTCGTTCGACGGCGCGGTGATGAGCAGCGACGAGCTCGTCGAGGAGGTGCGTAACGCGGTCCGGGTCGCCGACATCACGGAGTACGAAGGGTACCCGGCCGGCCCGCGGGTCGCGGACAGCGACGCCATCATCGTCGTCGAGGGCCGCGCGGACGTCCTCCAGCTCCTGAAGTACGGCGTGAAGAACGCCGTCGCCGTCGAGGGGACGGACGTGCCGGAGGCCGTCGCCGGCCTGACGAAGGAGCGGACCGTCACGGCGTTCCTCGACGGCGACCGCGGGGGCGACCTCATCCTGAAGGAGCTCGCGCAGGTCGGCGACGTGGACTTCGTCGCGCTGGCGCCGCCCGCCCGCTCGGTGGAGGACCTCGAACGGCACGAGGTGATGGCCGCGCTCCGCGAGAAGGTGCCCTACGAGGTGGCCGTCGAGGCGGGCGAGGAGGCCGTCACCGCGACCGACGGGAGCGTCAGACCCGCGCCCGAGGCCGACGCCGAGGAACCCACGGTGACCCCGGAGACCCCGGCGGCGCCCGACGAGCCAGTCGCCGACGAGTCGGCCGAGGCGGCGGACGACGAGGAGGCACAGGCCGAGGCGGCCGACGAGGGCGAGGACGCGGGCGAGAGCGAACGGGCCGACCCCGACCCGGAGACGCTCGGCGGGCACGTCCGTGCGGTCCGCGAGAGCGGGACCGTCCGCCTGCTCGACGGGGAGTTCGAGGAACTCGGGAGCGGGAACGCCGAGAGCGCGTTCGACCTGCTCCGGGAGGCCGACCCGGTCCCCGAGGTGGTCGTCCTCGACGGGACGCTCGAACAGCGGTTGCTCGACGTCTGCGCCCAGCGCGGCGTCGAACAGGTCGTCGCCCGCGCCACCGGCGAGTTCGTCAAACAGCCCGCGAGCGTCCGTATCCGCACGTTCGAGGGCCTGCTCCACCCGCCGGAACCCGACGGGGCGCAGGCCTAG
- a CDS encoding GNAT family N-acetyltransferase, translated as MIRDATDADLPRLETIRAVALPDSSARLLAFGVRGPAVALVAVETPARSPVGYALVLPDEAGRVAYLAELAVAPGHRRRGHGRALLEAAARRVADHDRLELTTRAADDRARAFYRDAGFDLVERLPAHYETADRTQDGVRLGRSLDS; from the coding sequence ATGATACGCGACGCGACGGACGCGGACCTCCCCCGGTTGGAGACCATCCGAGCGGTGGCGCTCCCCGACTCCTCGGCACGGCTCCTCGCGTTCGGGGTCCGCGGCCCCGCCGTCGCGCTCGTCGCCGTCGAGACGCCAGCGAGGTCGCCCGTCGGCTACGCTCTCGTCCTTCCCGACGAGGCGGGTCGGGTCGCCTACCTCGCCGAACTCGCCGTCGCGCCCGGCCACCGGCGCCGGGGGCACGGCCGGGCGCTCCTCGAGGCGGCCGCTCGGCGGGTGGCGGACCACGACCGACTCGAACTGACGACGCGCGCGGCGGACGACCGGGCGCGGGCGTTCTACCGCGACGCGGGCTTCGACCTGGTCGAGCGACTGCCCGCACACTACGAGACGGCGGACAGGACCCAGGACGGGGTCAGACTGGGGCGCTCGCTCGACTCCTAG
- a CDS encoding DUF92 domain-containing protein, whose amino-acid sequence MTGNVRRAGAFAAVGALSLLVPALAGRFDEAVVTAAATLPFVLVAAAALYVVDEGALFDLLARPGDYEEGRLYGLAGFALAAAGLALLATQFGLPAEAYVGGIAVLVSGNLLQAVARAAGADPFLAVGAFAAGGTVGGVGGVLAVGLLLGSPLAPALVVFLAAAAALFAALLRSMLFERDDPLVMVSSALFLWGLLELGVVVGPTRVAVGVVVTVLLGYVAYALETASLEGMLTGVLLALLAIVLGGYGWFALLVTFFGLGGLASKFRYDEKAQRGIAEANEGARGSGNVLANSAVALVAVLAFAASGTVGLPPELFRFAFAGSVATAMADTFSSEIGGLYDDPRLITTFERVPAGTDGAVTWQGEVVGIAAAGVIAGIAAVFFDLGPAATATVVAAGFVGMTVDSLLGATLEGESLDNQSVNFLATLGGAVAAALLALAVGAVAL is encoded by the coding sequence GTGACGGGGAACGTGCGGCGAGCGGGTGCGTTCGCCGCGGTGGGTGCACTCTCGCTCCTCGTGCCGGCGCTCGCCGGCCGCTTCGACGAGGCCGTGGTCACCGCCGCGGCCACCCTCCCGTTCGTCCTGGTGGCGGCCGCCGCGCTCTACGTCGTCGACGAGGGTGCGCTGTTCGACCTGCTGGCCCGCCCCGGCGACTACGAGGAGGGGCGGCTCTACGGTCTCGCTGGCTTCGCGCTGGCCGCCGCGGGCCTCGCCCTCCTCGCGACGCAGTTCGGCCTCCCCGCCGAGGCGTACGTCGGGGGGATCGCCGTCCTCGTCTCGGGGAACCTCCTGCAGGCCGTCGCGCGTGCCGCGGGCGCCGACCCGTTCCTCGCGGTGGGTGCGTTCGCCGCCGGCGGCACCGTCGGCGGCGTCGGCGGCGTCCTCGCGGTCGGGCTCCTCCTCGGGTCGCCGCTCGCCCCGGCGCTCGTGGTGTTCCTCGCCGCCGCCGCCGCGCTGTTCGCCGCCCTCCTCCGGTCGATGCTGTTCGAACGCGACGACCCGCTCGTGATGGTCTCCAGCGCCCTGTTCCTCTGGGGTCTGCTCGAACTCGGCGTCGTCGTCGGCCCCACCCGCGTCGCCGTCGGGGTGGTCGTGACCGTCCTGCTGGGCTACGTCGCCTACGCGCTGGAGACGGCCTCGCTCGAGGGGATGCTCACCGGCGTCCTCCTCGCGCTGCTCGCCATCGTCCTCGGGGGATACGGCTGGTTCGCCCTGCTCGTCACCTTCTTCGGCCTCGGCGGGCTGGCCTCGAAGTTCCGCTACGACGAGAAGGCGCAGCGGGGCATCGCCGAGGCCAACGAGGGCGCCCGCGGGTCGGGGAACGTCCTCGCGAACTCCGCGGTGGCACTCGTCGCCGTCCTCGCGTTCGCCGCGAGCGGGACCGTGGGTCTCCCGCCGGAACTGTTCCGCTTCGCGTTCGCCGGGAGCGTCGCCACGGCGATGGCCGACACGTTCTCCTCGGAGATCGGCGGCCTCTACGACGACCCACGGCTCATCACGACGTTCGAGCGCGTCCCCGCCGGCACCGACGGCGCGGTGACGTGGCAGGGCGAGGTGGTCGGTATCGCCGCAGCGGGTGTCATCGCCGGCATCGCGGCGGTCTTCTTCGACCTCGGCCCGGCCGCCACCGCGACGGTGGTGGCCGCGGGGTTCGTCGGGATGACCGTCGACAGCCTCCTCGGCGCCACGCTGGAGGGTGAGTCGCTCGACAACCAGTCGGTGAACTTCCTCGCCACGCTCGGCGGCGCGGTGGCGGCCGCGCTCCTCGCGCTCGCCGTCGGCGCCGTCGCGCTCTGA
- a CDS encoding undecaprenyl diphosphate synthase family protein translates to MGLYDRYLAMRVRRSGASLPERVALVITERDLLEPGAYGTLTDFLGWAFEHGAERVMVSVSVLDPEAVPTLRRALSDLDVPWPIAVRGPDDEDPATADTPVQVNIGLGGKAEFATAVRRVAEAVEAGDLSPEDVDAEDIEASLVFPEDPDLVVKTGAERLSDFMIWQSVYSELYFTDVNWRDFRERDYLRAIRDYQERQRRFGR, encoded by the coding sequence GTGGGACTGTACGACCGCTATCTCGCGATGCGCGTCCGCCGGAGCGGCGCCAGCCTCCCCGAACGGGTGGCGCTGGTCATCACCGAGCGCGACCTGCTCGAACCGGGCGCCTACGGGACGCTCACCGACTTCCTCGGCTGGGCGTTCGAGCACGGCGCCGAGCGGGTGATGGTCTCCGTCTCCGTCCTCGACCCCGAGGCGGTCCCGACGCTCCGGCGTGCGCTCTCGGACCTCGACGTGCCGTGGCCCATCGCCGTCCGCGGCCCGGACGACGAGGACCCGGCCACCGCCGACACCCCCGTCCAGGTGAACATCGGCCTCGGCGGGAAGGCGGAGTTCGCCACCGCCGTCCGCCGCGTCGCAGAGGCGGTGGAGGCGGGCGACCTCTCGCCCGAGGACGTCGACGCCGAGGACATCGAGGCGAGCCTCGTGTTCCCCGAGGACCCGGACCTCGTGGTGAAGACGGGGGCCGAACGGCTCTCCGACTTCATGATCTGGCAGTCCGTCTACTCCGAACTCTACTTCACGGACGTGAACTGGCGGGACTTCCGGGAGCGTGACTACCTCCGGGCGATCCGTGACTACCAGGAGCGACAGCGGCGATTCGGGAGGTAG
- the uppS gene encoding polyprenyl diphosphate synthase — protein MLEAVRRRVLRVYERLLERELSGAPAHVAVIQDGNRRYAREEGGEATDGYSAGARTTERMLDWCADLGVEELTLYAFSTENFDRPPEQQEHLFDLIESKLREFADREEVHDREVRIRAIGEVDRLPARVREAVDYAERRTAGYDRFTLNVALAYGGRAELLSAARDVARAVERGDLSADEVDVAAIEERLYRGPARDVDLIIRTGGDERTSNFLPWHANGNEAAVFFCSPYWPEFRRVDFLRAIRTYESRQASWRQSRAERALALVRSLGDVELVEARQVLARFRDALPGEVEELDGEDGQVAD, from the coding sequence ATGTTGGAGGCCGTGCGCCGCCGAGTGCTGCGGGTCTACGAGCGACTGCTGGAGCGTGAACTCTCCGGCGCACCGGCACACGTCGCCGTCATCCAGGACGGCAACCGCCGGTACGCCCGCGAGGAGGGGGGCGAGGCCACCGACGGCTACAGCGCGGGCGCCCGGACAACCGAGCGGATGCTCGACTGGTGTGCGGACCTCGGCGTCGAGGAACTCACGCTCTACGCCTTCTCGACCGAGAACTTCGACCGCCCGCCCGAGCAACAGGAACACCTGTTCGACCTCATCGAGTCGAAACTCCGCGAGTTCGCCGACCGCGAGGAGGTGCACGACCGCGAGGTCCGCATCCGCGCCATCGGCGAGGTGGACCGCCTGCCAGCTCGCGTGCGCGAGGCCGTCGACTACGCCGAGCGTCGCACGGCGGGCTACGACCGCTTCACGCTGAACGTCGCGCTCGCCTACGGCGGGCGCGCGGAACTGCTCTCGGCCGCCCGCGACGTGGCCCGCGCCGTCGAGCGCGGCGACCTCTCGGCCGACGAGGTGGACGTCGCCGCCATCGAGGAGCGCCTCTACCGCGGTCCCGCCCGCGACGTCGACCTCATCATCCGCACCGGCGGCGACGAGCGCACCTCGAACTTCCTCCCGTGGCACGCCAACGGCAACGAGGCCGCCGTCTTCTTCTGCTCGCCGTACTGGCCCGAGTTCCGACGGGTCGACTTCCTGCGGGCCATCCGGACCTACGAGTCCCGGCAGGCCTCGTGGCGTCAGTCGCGGGCCGAACGCGCGCTCGCGCTCGTCCGGTCGCTGGGGGACGTGGAACTGGTCGAGGCCCGGCAGGTGCTCGCCCGGTTCCGCGACGCCCTGCCGGGCGAGGTGGAGGAACTGGACGGCGAGGATGGACAGGTCGCGGACTAG
- a CDS encoding cold-shock protein, with protein MATGTVDFFNDTGGYGFITTDESDEDVFFHMEDIGGPDLEEGQEVEFEITQTDKGPRAKNLTRL; from the coding sequence ATGGCGACCGGCACGGTTGACTTCTTCAACGACACGGGCGGCTACGGCTTCATCACGACGGACGAGTCCGACGAGGACGTCTTCTTCCACATGGAGGACATCGGCGGGCCCGACCTCGAGGAGGGCCAGGAGGTCGAGTTCGAGATCACGCAGACCGACAAGGGTCCGCGCGCGAAGAACCTGACCCGTCTGTAG
- a CDS encoding DUF5778 family protein, whose protein sequence is MTETADADLYRRVEALLEPGDIQLNGLVLHTDLTTEEESVLHERTVAVGDLIAEHATEEDTYIYSGNDDPDFGLNQHQGLTLTGDEFVWECQQLLRDGTYDVVFYYEASADQAAILEAVEAETGDRVVGIEG, encoded by the coding sequence ATGACGGAGACGGCCGATGCCGACCTGTACCGGCGGGTGGAGGCGCTGCTGGAGCCCGGCGACATCCAGTTGAACGGGCTGGTGCTCCACACCGACCTGACGACCGAGGAGGAGTCGGTGCTCCACGAGCGGACGGTGGCCGTGGGCGACCTCATCGCCGAACACGCCACCGAGGAGGACACCTACATCTACTCGGGCAACGACGACCCCGACTTCGGGCTGAACCAGCATCAGGGGCTGACGCTGACCGGCGACGAGTTCGTCTGGGAGTGCCAGCAGCTCCTGCGCGACGGCACCTACGACGTCGTGTTCTACTACGAGGCGAGCGCGGACCAGGCGGCCATCCTCGAGGCCGTCGAGGCCGAGACGGGGGACCGCGTCGTCGGCATCGAGGGGTAG
- the ahbB gene encoding siroheme decarboxylase subunit beta, whose amino-acid sequence METDADLDRVDRAVLNAFQGGFPVCERPFDPAAAALCERGIDVTADELLERVRRLDEDGVISRFGALVNAEAIGGTATLVAMHAPPERFDEVAEQVNAHREVAHNYEREHPHLNMWFVVSVADSDEVDSVLGDIEDETGQPTYNMPKEREFHVGAKFLLDGPIPDGDVDLSHLGPDVEPTDATTITPEERDLVVEIQGGLPVTETPYADVADAIGADPEWVRATVKRFDLEGKVRRVGLVPNHYALGYTENGMTVWNVPDDIVEEVGPEIATFEFVTHCYRRPRHDGVWPYNFFAMTHGRSEEESKARIEEVRQRMAEHWDVGDEDWDSLFSTRILKKTGIRLEERAEANTV is encoded by the coding sequence ATGGAGACGGACGCCGACCTCGACCGGGTGGACCGGGCGGTGCTCAACGCTTTCCAGGGTGGGTTCCCGGTCTGCGAGCGGCCGTTCGACCCCGCGGCCGCGGCGCTATGCGAGCGAGGTATCGACGTGACCGCCGACGAGCTCCTCGAACGGGTGCGACGACTCGACGAGGACGGGGTCATCTCGCGGTTCGGCGCGCTGGTCAACGCCGAGGCCATCGGCGGGACCGCGACGCTCGTGGCGATGCACGCCCCGCCCGAGCGGTTCGACGAGGTGGCCGAACAGGTCAACGCCCACCGCGAGGTGGCACACAACTACGAGCGCGAGCACCCGCACCTCAACATGTGGTTCGTCGTCTCGGTCGCGGACAGCGACGAGGTGGACAGCGTCCTCGGCGACATCGAGGACGAGACGGGCCAGCCGACGTACAACATGCCGAAGGAACGCGAGTTCCACGTCGGCGCGAAGTTCCTGCTCGACGGCCCCATCCCCGACGGCGACGTGGACCTCTCACACCTCGGCCCCGACGTGGAACCGACGGACGCGACGACCATCACCCCCGAGGAGCGCGACCTCGTCGTGGAGATACAGGGTGGACTCCCGGTCACCGAGACGCCGTACGCCGACGTGGCCGACGCCATCGGCGCGGACCCCGAGTGGGTCCGCGCGACCGTCAAGCGGTTCGACCTGGAGGGGAAGGTCCGCCGCGTCGGGCTCGTCCCGAACCACTACGCGCTCGGCTACACGGAGAACGGGATGACCGTCTGGAACGTCCCCGACGATATCGTCGAGGAGGTCGGCCCCGAGATAGCGACGTTCGAGTTCGTCACGCACTGCTACCGCCGGCCGCGCCACGACGGCGTCTGGCCGTACAACTTCTTCGCGATGACCCACGGACGCTCGGAGGAGGAGAGCAAGGCCCGCATCGAGGAGGTGCGCCAGCGGATGGCCGAACACTGGGACGTGGGAGACGAGGACTGGGACTCGCTGTTCTCGACGCGCATCCTGAAGAAGACGGGCATCAGGCTGGAGGAACGCGCGGAGGCGAACACGGTCTGA